A single window of Synechococcus sp. CBW1004 DNA harbors:
- a CDS encoding NAD(P) transhydrogenase subunit alpha — translation MSAFSQALWVLLLGSLLGLELIGKVPPTLHTPLMSGANAISGITVLASLTLLQKAEGNVVLQAIAALSLGFALYNVVGGFLVTDRMLAMFRRKGDR, via the coding sequence ATGAGCGCCTTCTCCCAGGCCCTGTGGGTGCTGCTGCTCGGCAGCCTCCTGGGCCTCGAACTGATCGGCAAGGTGCCCCCCACCCTGCACACCCCCCTGATGTCCGGCGCCAACGCGATCAGCGGCATCACGGTGCTGGCGTCGCTGACGCTGCTGCAGAAGGCCGAAGGCAACGTCGTCCTGCAGGCGATCGCCGCCCTGTCGCTGGGCTTCGCCCTTTACAACGTCGTCGGAGGCTTCCTGGTCACCGACCGCATGCTCGCCATGTTCCGCCGCAAGGGAGACCGCTGA